A genome region from Bacteroidales bacterium includes the following:
- a CDS encoding PD-(D/E)XK nuclease family protein — protein sequence MQPFLHQLAVYLTENYKDGLSRLCVVFPNRRAGLFLSQYISKQINKPVWLPDIFALEDFVTLKSGLMIPDQLSLLVQLYKTYQSIDEIKAKSFAEFQSWGTMLLNDFDELDQYLVDGEEVFGYLDEIKAMNHWNPDGEALSAFETDYLKFFNSLAPIYRNFKEILNERNEGYFGMAFEQMLSTLDDHEWDHWDTIIFAGFNALTTAEEKLIKHFIERGKAEVIWDADAYYLDDKRQEAGVFLRNFLKDKAFGEPRWIGQSFRNDSKKISVIGVPGNIGQAKLAGQLISELVVSENPSDIALVLVDESLLLPVMNSMPAELNKFNVTMGYPLKLTPAFSLFDSVFRLWIQALYQSERLNSGKSKNSLNLRFYHKDIDRFLKHPYFQPFINKEKKTQNGSSDYAGKSFLAPEEFIHHIQQSLPEISGMFETVIKSGLVDSSAILDLIQQLINYLRPSAKAPDNPRHGSSDVDTEFLYQFALLTRQLKKAVQETDLLDGVGTLYEVFKSQASALRLPFYGEPLNGLQMMGVLETRTLDFKNVIMLSANEGMIPKGKHQNTFIPFEVRKAFNLQLYSERNAVFSYHFYRLLQRAENVYLLYNTEGTDLGGGEKSRFITQIQLELPQYNPAITISESICAIPPEKAKETVIEIRKTADIQLKLKQLAERGFSPTALSKYLNCSLQFCYSQVMEIKEPEEVEDTLDAATLGEAVHEALYQVFLPFKHNIITTKEIDAIIPTAIANVKKVFASRFKQNDMDSGKNLLILKVAENMVKRFLIAEKEHLEEADSSVTGIEIIQLEEWLNSEIEIQDLNSEIPLKVLLRGKADRIDRIGNKIRVIDYKTGLVDKNDLKIENVEQLREMDNPSKLLQLLIYAWMYRKMNNNSWPANISLVSGIISLRQSSQYLINATINKTDDLSDQIIADIEMLIYSIVEDIFNPNTSFQQTENLDHCTYCPYKSLCNR from the coding sequence ATGCAACCATTTCTACATCAACTTGCCGTATATCTGACTGAAAACTACAAAGATGGTCTTAGCCGGTTATGTGTTGTATTTCCAAACCGCAGGGCGGGATTATTCCTTAGTCAATACATATCAAAACAGATTAATAAACCGGTTTGGCTCCCGGATATTTTTGCACTCGAAGATTTTGTCACGCTGAAATCAGGACTCATGATCCCTGATCAGTTATCCTTGCTTGTTCAACTATACAAGACCTATCAGTCTATTGATGAAATAAAAGCCAAATCATTTGCTGAATTCCAGTCGTGGGGCACAATGCTCCTGAATGACTTTGATGAATTGGATCAATACCTTGTCGATGGTGAAGAAGTATTCGGATACCTTGATGAGATAAAAGCGATGAATCACTGGAATCCCGATGGGGAAGCACTTTCAGCATTTGAAACGGATTACCTCAAATTTTTTAATTCACTTGCTCCCATTTACAGGAACTTCAAAGAAATCCTCAATGAGAGGAATGAAGGATATTTTGGGATGGCTTTTGAACAAATGTTAAGCACCCTGGATGACCATGAATGGGATCATTGGGATACCATCATTTTTGCAGGCTTTAATGCATTAACAACTGCTGAAGAGAAACTCATCAAACATTTTATTGAGAGAGGCAAAGCTGAGGTCATCTGGGATGCAGACGCCTATTATTTAGATGATAAAAGACAGGAAGCCGGAGTATTTCTCAGAAACTTTCTGAAGGATAAAGCTTTTGGCGAACCTCGATGGATCGGACAGTCGTTCAGGAATGATTCCAAAAAAATCTCAGTAATTGGAGTGCCTGGAAACATCGGTCAGGCGAAACTGGCAGGACAATTAATCAGTGAATTGGTGGTTTCTGAAAATCCCTCCGACATTGCCCTGGTGCTTGTGGATGAGAGCCTTTTACTTCCGGTAATGAATTCAATGCCGGCAGAGTTGAATAAATTTAATGTAACGATGGGGTATCCATTAAAACTTACCCCTGCCTTTTCACTCTTTGATTCTGTTTTCAGATTATGGATACAGGCATTATATCAATCCGAAAGGCTGAATTCCGGAAAGTCAAAAAATAGCCTGAATCTCCGGTTCTATCACAAGGACATTGATCGGTTCCTAAAGCATCCTTATTTTCAGCCATTCATCAATAAAGAAAAGAAAACGCAAAATGGTTCTTCTGACTATGCCGGAAAGTCATTTCTTGCCCCGGAAGAATTCATTCATCATATACAACAATCATTGCCGGAAATATCTGGTATGTTTGAAACTGTCATCAAATCAGGTTTAGTCGATTCTTCTGCCATCCTCGATCTCATTCAGCAGTTGATCAATTACCTGCGGCCCTCAGCAAAAGCTCCTGACAACCCCAGGCATGGTAGTTCTGATGTAGACACCGAGTTCTTATATCAATTCGCTTTATTGACCCGTCAGCTCAAAAAAGCAGTGCAGGAAACTGATTTACTGGATGGAGTTGGTACTTTATACGAAGTATTCAAATCGCAGGCTTCAGCTTTAAGACTTCCTTTTTATGGTGAGCCACTTAATGGATTACAGATGATGGGCGTTCTTGAAACCAGGACTTTGGATTTTAAGAATGTCATCATGCTGTCAGCGAATGAAGGCATGATTCCTAAAGGAAAACACCAGAACACATTTATTCCGTTTGAAGTAAGGAAAGCCTTTAACCTCCAGCTATACAGTGAGAGGAATGCAGTATTTTCCTATCACTTCTACCGGCTTCTGCAGCGGGCAGAAAATGTTTACCTTTTATATAATACGGAAGGAACAGACTTAGGAGGTGGTGAAAAGAGCCGGTTTATTACACAAATTCAACTCGAACTGCCTCAATACAACCCAGCCATCACTATTTCAGAGTCTATTTGCGCCATTCCTCCAGAAAAGGCTAAGGAGACCGTTATTGAGATCAGAAAGACTGCTGATATACAATTAAAGCTAAAACAGCTGGCAGAACGTGGATTTTCACCGACAGCCTTAAGCAAATACCTGAATTGTAGTCTCCAGTTTTGCTATTCCCAGGTGATGGAAATCAAGGAGCCCGAGGAAGTAGAAGACACTTTGGATGCAGCCACTCTTGGGGAAGCAGTTCATGAGGCTCTTTACCAGGTATTCTTACCTTTCAAACACAACATCATCACCACCAAGGAAATTGATGCTATAATTCCTACAGCAATTGCCAATGTAAAGAAGGTTTTCGCTTCCCGGTTTAAGCAGAATGACATGGATTCAGGAAAAAACCTCCTGATCCTGAAGGTAGCTGAAAACATGGTTAAAAGGTTTCTTATTGCTGAGAAAGAGCATCTTGAAGAAGCTGATTCTTCCGTAACAGGAATAGAAATTATTCAACTGGAAGAGTGGTTGAATTCTGAAATTGAAATCCAGGATCTAAATTCTGAAATACCACTAAAGGTGTTGCTGCGGGGGAAAGCAGACAGAATTGATCGGATTGGAAATAAAATCAGGGTGATTGATTATAAAACAGGGTTAGTTGATAAAAATGATTTAAAAATTGAGAATGTAGAGCAGCTCAGAGAGATGGATAACCCTTCAAAATTACTGCAACTATTGATTTATGCCTGGATGTACAGGAAGATGAACAATAAC
- a CDS encoding nucleotidyltransferase family protein: MKAMIFAAGLGTRLHPFTEKQPKALVKVGNTTMLELVIHQLKHAGVTDIIINVHHFADQLIDFIKANNNFDLHIEVSEEREELLDTGGGLKKASWFFSDDKPFILHNVDVLSNVNLNQLLQFHKNNKALVTLAVSERTSSRYFLFDNAMKLSGWENTRTNQEIIVDSKAGNLHRYAFSGIHIIDPSIFGMIQEAGRFSLIDLYLRLAGNNLIQGIAHDAGDWIDMGKPADLEKAALLIRAGRFKGLESLNL, encoded by the coding sequence ATGAAGGCTATGATATTTGCTGCCGGGCTTGGCACACGTCTTCATCCATTCACTGAGAAACAGCCAAAAGCACTTGTAAAGGTTGGTAACACTACCATGCTTGAATTGGTTATTCATCAGCTCAAACATGCTGGCGTCACTGATATTATCATTAATGTCCATCACTTTGCTGACCAATTAATCGACTTTATTAAAGCAAATAACAATTTTGATTTACACATAGAGGTATCCGAGGAGAGAGAAGAACTTCTCGATACAGGTGGAGGGCTGAAGAAAGCATCGTGGTTTTTTAGTGATGATAAGCCTTTCATCCTGCACAATGTTGATGTGCTTAGTAATGTAAATCTAAACCAACTCCTGCAATTTCATAAAAATAATAAAGCCTTAGTAACACTGGCAGTAAGTGAAAGAACCTCTTCCCGGTATTTTCTCTTTGACAATGCTATGAAACTATCAGGTTGGGAAAATACCCGGACAAACCAGGAAATTATTGTTGATAGTAAAGCTGGCAACTTACATCGTTACGCTTTCAGTGGAATTCATATCATTGACCCATCTATCTTTGGAATGATCCAGGAAGCAGGACGATTTTCATTGATTGATCTCTATCTTCGTTTAGCCGGAAATAACCTGATACAAGGGATCGCTCATGATGCAGGTGATTGGATTGATATGGGCAAACCTGCTGATCTGGAGAAGGCTGCTCTTCTTATAAGGGCCGGAAGGTTTAAAGGACTGGAATCTTTGAATCTCTGA
- a CDS encoding phosphotransferase: protein MDWSGEQGIEITALPAAGSYRQYYRINGQSKIAIGVYSPDKQENRAFMSFTRHFHKCGLAVPEIYSENTETDCYLISDLGDLSLLQKLEQGRKDGRPDAVTKDLYKATITELPRFQIEAGNDLDYNQCYPVKEFDARSMRWDLNYFKYYFLRLLKIPHNEYALENDFDRLILYLLKAGNQSFMYRDFQARNILIHKGSPHFIDYQGGRRGPLQYDLASLLFQVKAALPYDFREEMLEHYLGCLSHHRKIDNNSFTQHYYGFVLIRLLQVMGAYGFRGHFERRAHFLQSIPYAIDNLRWWLDNVKIEPELPELIKALKTLADTEVKSFQPGEGEGLTISVNSFAFKNGPPPDYSGHGGGFIFDCRALPNPGRYEHFKSYTGRDPLVIQFLEREQKVNTFLTNTFKLVDQSILEYMNRGFSNLQVNFGCTGGQHRSVYCAEKLARYLEEKYSLKVILYHTELDKQWL, encoded by the coding sequence ATGGATTGGTCAGGTGAACAAGGTATTGAAATTACTGCATTACCTGCCGCCGGATCATACAGACAATATTACCGGATAAACGGTCAGTCGAAAATTGCCATCGGGGTATATAGTCCTGACAAACAAGAAAACAGGGCATTTATGTCATTCACCAGGCACTTCCATAAATGTGGACTGGCTGTGCCTGAGATTTATTCAGAAAATACAGAAACCGATTGTTACCTGATTAGTGATCTTGGGGACCTGTCATTACTTCAGAAATTGGAGCAAGGCAGAAAAGATGGGAGACCCGACGCGGTTACGAAAGATCTTTACAAGGCTACAATTACCGAATTACCAAGATTTCAGATAGAAGCAGGCAATGACCTCGACTATAACCAGTGTTACCCCGTAAAAGAATTCGATGCGAGAAGCATGAGATGGGATCTGAATTACTTCAAATACTATTTCCTGAGGTTATTAAAAATCCCACATAACGAATATGCCCTTGAAAATGATTTTGATCGCCTTATTCTTTATTTATTAAAAGCTGGAAATCAGTCTTTTATGTATCGGGATTTCCAGGCAAGAAATATACTTATTCATAAAGGCTCTCCTCACTTCATTGATTACCAGGGTGGAAGACGAGGGCCTCTGCAATATGACCTTGCATCCTTATTATTCCAGGTGAAAGCGGCATTACCCTACGATTTTAGGGAAGAAATGCTGGAGCATTACCTGGGTTGCCTTTCCCATCACCGAAAAATTGATAATAATTCTTTCACTCAGCATTATTATGGCTTTGTATTGATTCGGTTGCTTCAGGTAATGGGAGCATATGGATTCCGCGGACATTTCGAAAGAAGAGCACATTTTCTTCAAAGCATCCCTTATGCTATCGATAATCTCCGGTGGTGGCTTGATAATGTAAAGATTGAGCCAGAACTTCCGGAACTTATCAAAGCACTGAAAACCCTAGCTGATACAGAAGTTAAATCTTTTCAACCTGGAGAAGGAGAGGGACTTACAATTTCAGTAAACAGCTTCGCTTTCAAAAATGGCCCTCCTCCTGATTATTCAGGACATGGAGGGGGCTTTATTTTTGACTGCAGGGCTTTACCTAACCCGGGCAGGTATGAGCACTTTAAGTCATATACAGGCAGAGACCCATTGGTGATACAGTTTCTGGAGAGGGAGCAGAAAGTGAATACTTTTCTGACTAACACATTCAAACTGGTTGATCAATCTATTCTGGAATACATGAACAGGGGGTTTTCAAATCTGCAGGTTAATTTTGGTTGTACCGGCGGCCAGCATCGTTCAGTTTATTGTGCCGAAAAGCTTGCCAGGTACCTTGAAGAGAAATACTCTCTGAAAGTAATCCTTTATCATACCGAACTTGACAAACAATGGTTATGA
- a CDS encoding ferritin family protein, producing the protein MENNKALEILKTAILMEKRGKAFYEKMAEQTQSPEARKIFSIMAEEEKTHVEFLSVQFSHYIKEHSFLKPDKSMAQEDVAHEILNADLVKQISAASFEAAAISAAMDFETRAVEVYSKRAAETEDPNEKELYLWLAEWESGHHKILHDLNEQLKEDIWFDNQFWPF; encoded by the coding sequence ATGGAAAACAATAAAGCGCTGGAAATCTTGAAGACTGCTATCCTTATGGAGAAGCGTGGCAAGGCATTTTATGAGAAAATGGCAGAACAGACACAGAGTCCTGAAGCCCGTAAGATTTTCTCAATCATGGCTGAAGAGGAGAAAACCCATGTAGAATTCCTTTCTGTTCAATTCAGTCATTACATAAAGGAACACAGTTTCCTGAAACCAGACAAATCAATGGCCCAGGAAGATGTGGCTCATGAAATTTTAAATGCAGACCTGGTCAAGCAAATTTCAGCAGCCAGTTTTGAGGCCGCTGCAATTTCTGCTGCAATGGATTTTGAAACAAGGGCTGTTGAGGTGTATTCAAAACGCGCAGCTGAAACAGAGGACCCTAATGAAAAAGAACTTTATCTATGGCTGGCTGAATGGGAAAGTGGTCATCACAAGATTCTGCACGATCTGAATGAGCAACTAAAAGAAGATATCTGGTTTGACAACCAATTCTGGCCTTTCTAA
- a CDS encoding TonB-dependent receptor, with amino-acid sequence MKKQNILLIVSIVLLILAGGYKTLAGEFTPDPKGGIINGKIIDAATNKPMEYVNIAVYKANDSSMVTGTITSENGEFRIEKLPHGDYFVKISFLGFDKHQTEKVTITPNKPVADLGIINMSSSSSNLSEVSVVAEKSKVEYQIDKRVINVDQTAVNKAGSAVNILENTPSIQVDPQGNVTLRGSSDFIVLIDGKPSVLKGSDALKQINAASIKQIEVITNPSAKYDSEGQAGIINIIRKKDYLQGLNGTINTSIGTTDKYTANALINYRKGKVNVFAGVDYADNINRGYLTINNTSYLPSGNQSVQETADQYFKNENLTGKVGIDYDLNDKNSFTFSGSYGKQGYDRGTDARYSYQLGSSDIKAFRASSNFMDVTGNVPSLTLDYLHKFKENHTLSFSSTFSAWDGRDENFLTEQIADENYHVTGLQSDLNYVKDNFNYQYRFNADYKQPVGKGTLEMGIQYRHEDREDDLRFFNFDVDSNVWIPNEQFTYFLDYLNDIYSGYATYSGTQWGIGYMLGLRSEYFTRQITFTNDTEKYNFDKFMLYPSVHLSKDIKGKHQFQLSYSRRINRPQPWLLNKQPGYVDPYNIFQGSPYLEPEYTDAFELNYRLVYKISTLSIQTYYRNTSNSFNTLRLLQDDGIMIHQLINTNQQQSYGFEASMDFNLTKWWQLSTGGNLYHYSIESLVENKQNTKDANSWDARLISNFTLKWGTRIQGVGYFQGAGIDAQGNSSGFYTVNLAVNQPIMKGKANIGLSAQNVLNSIKFDYTVKGSSFDNSYQIRAEGPIFMVTASYSFNNFQNKQRGRADDASFKGGGLF; translated from the coding sequence ATGAAAAAACAAAACATTCTTTTAATAGTAAGCATTGTACTATTGATTCTTGCTGGCGGTTATAAAACTTTGGCTGGTGAATTTACACCCGATCCTAAAGGTGGAATTATCAATGGAAAAATCATTGATGCAGCTACCAACAAGCCAATGGAATATGTCAATATCGCTGTATATAAAGCAAATGATTCATCGATGGTTACCGGCACAATTACCTCAGAAAATGGTGAATTCAGGATTGAAAAACTTCCCCATGGCGATTATTTTGTCAAGATATCCTTCTTAGGGTTTGATAAACACCAAACTGAAAAAGTCACGATCACGCCAAATAAACCAGTGGCTGATCTTGGAATCATCAATATGTCATCGTCAAGTTCCAACCTGAGTGAGGTGTCGGTTGTCGCTGAAAAGTCAAAAGTGGAATACCAGATCGACAAAAGGGTAATAAATGTTGATCAGACCGCTGTAAATAAAGCAGGTTCTGCTGTTAATATCCTTGAAAATACTCCATCCATCCAGGTGGATCCCCAGGGAAATGTGACGCTCAGGGGAAGCTCTGACTTTATAGTCCTGATCGATGGCAAGCCCAGTGTTTTAAAAGGCAGCGATGCTTTAAAACAAATCAATGCGGCCTCTATCAAACAGATCGAAGTTATCACAAATCCTTCTGCTAAATATGATTCAGAAGGACAAGCCGGAATAATTAATATCATCCGTAAAAAAGACTACCTGCAAGGCTTAAACGGAACAATAAATACTTCCATTGGCACCACAGATAAATATACTGCCAATGCATTGATAAATTACCGTAAAGGGAAGGTGAATGTTTTTGCAGGGGTCGACTATGCTGATAATATAAATCGTGGTTATCTTACAATCAATAATACCAGCTATTTACCATCAGGAAATCAATCAGTTCAAGAAACAGCCGATCAATATTTCAAGAATGAAAATCTTACAGGGAAAGTAGGCATCGACTATGATCTGAATGATAAAAACTCCTTTACTTTTTCAGGCAGTTATGGAAAACAGGGCTATGATCGGGGTACGGATGCCAGATATAGTTACCAGCTTGGATCTTCAGACATTAAAGCATTCAGGGCCAGCTCCAATTTCATGGATGTAACCGGAAATGTGCCTAGTCTGACACTTGATTACCTTCATAAGTTCAAGGAGAATCATACCTTATCCTTCAGCTCCACCTTTTCAGCATGGGACGGGCGTGATGAAAACTTCCTTACTGAACAGATAGCTGACGAGAATTACCATGTAACAGGCTTACAATCCGATTTGAATTACGTTAAAGATAATTTTAACTACCAATATCGGTTCAATGCCGACTATAAACAGCCAGTGGGTAAAGGGACTTTGGAAATGGGCATCCAGTATCGCCATGAAGACAGGGAAGATGACCTCAGATTTTTCAACTTCGATGTAGACAGTAATGTTTGGATCCCTAATGAGCAATTCACTTATTTCCTGGATTACCTGAATGATATATATTCAGGGTATGCTACCTATTCAGGAACACAATGGGGAATTGGATATATGCTGGGACTTAGGTCAGAGTATTTCACCAGGCAGATTACTTTTACAAACGACACTGAAAAATACAACTTTGATAAATTCATGCTTTATCCCAGTGTTCACCTTTCAAAGGATATTAAAGGAAAACACCAGTTCCAGCTAAGTTACAGCAGACGAATTAATCGCCCTCAACCCTGGTTACTCAACAAACAACCCGGTTATGTTGATCCTTATAACATTTTCCAGGGCAGCCCATATCTTGAACCAGAATACACTGATGCATTTGAGTTGAACTACCGATTGGTATATAAAATCTCAACACTTTCCATTCAAACTTATTACAGGAATACATCAAACAGCTTCAATACCCTGCGATTACTCCAGGATGATGGGATCATGATTCATCAGCTGATCAATACCAACCAACAGCAATCTTATGGTTTTGAGGCCAGTATGGATTTTAACCTGACAAAATGGTGGCAGCTAAGTACAGGGGGAAATCTTTACCATTACTCCATTGAAAGTCTGGTCGAAAACAAACAAAATACAAAAGATGCCAATTCATGGGATGCCAGGCTGATATCAAACTTCACGCTGAAATGGGGAACCAGGATTCAGGGAGTAGGGTACTTCCAGGGAGCAGGAATTGATGCACAAGGCAACAGCTCAGGATTCTATACTGTAAACCTGGCAGTAAACCAACCTATTATGAAGGGTAAAGCAAATATTGGTCTCTCGGCTCAAAATGTCCTCAACTCCATAAAATTTGATTATACTGTTAAGGGAAGCAGCTTTGATAATTCATACCAGATCAGAGCCGAAGGTCCTATTTTTATGGTAACGGCATCCTATTCCTTTAATAATTTCCAGAATAAACAAAGAGGACGTGCTGATGACGCCAGTTTTAAAGGTGGTGGACTTTTTTAA